In Microplitis demolitor isolate Queensland-Clemson2020A chromosome 10, iyMicDemo2.1a, whole genome shotgun sequence, the sequence TTCAATTATCATTGctggtatatttattattcatatatatactagcaatattaattgaaactCGGATAAAAAAACCCGGTTTGAGAAACTGGCCCTAAGTCTGCTGATATTTAGTAGCAAAATCCTTCTGCTTTTTCATATGACAATTGATCAATTATCAGTTTGTTTAATTAGTCGACACAGAAAAATAAGTTATCTTgagtcaataaaatttttttgaagacgTTTTCGAAACCAGGTCAAGATTTCCTTGAGCCGAGAAAATTTGTCCGGCTCAGTAGATTTTTactcaattcaaaataattgcgatttaaagaaaaattttttgaataaagaatattttcagtcgatatttttttccatgcagtatttaaaaaatattttagtaacaaatttataaaaaaaaaaaattgattcttTTAATGAAGCTCGAGTaagacattttaaaataaaataaatcaagtggtaaataaaaaaagttttattaccTGATACCCTTAGACCAAAGTTGTTTGTTAAGACGAGTATCAATTCGTACATCAGGTGTTCCCATCTGTTTCTCAGCGAACATTTTAAGCTCTTTGATGGCACGTGGTgccttctttttgaatcctACACCATGGAGACGCCTGTGAAGGTTTACGGTGTACTCGCGGGTCACCACTTCATTGATTGCGCTCTTTCCTTTCTTGTCACTTGTCTTGGCCATGGCTATAGtcctgtaaattatttattttcataaaatttctaagacaaatttaattacaaactccgacatgaatttttcaaacttttttaggttgcccataaaaaagatgatgaCCGGAATAAATTacgaaattaataataaacatttatcaattatttgaataattattgatatatttatataaattttatatatgtaaacaatTGAAGATTGAGGTTACAAAGTTCCATGTGTCagaatcatcaataaaaataattaataaataaaaatatctttaaaatttagtaaattaattaatgaagattcataataattgcaattattaattaattgttaaataattgcaTTGATgttttaagatttatttaagattttaaGACGATCTTACCTTCCCGACGAACGGTTTGActgaaaagaattcaaatcCAAAATGGCGCAACGATTGCgacatttttattgaa encodes:
- the LOC103580299 gene encoding 60S ribosomal protein L31, giving the protein MAKTSDKKGKSAINEVVTREYTVNLHRRLHGVGFKKKAPRAIKELKMFAEKQMGTPDVRIDTRLNKQLWSKGIRNVPFRVRVRLSRRRNDDEDSANKLYTLVTYIPVASFKGLQTENVDASQD